One genomic region from Haloterrigena gelatinilytica encodes:
- a CDS encoding sulfatase-like hydrolase/transferase: protein MNGHATMGDEPSIALVVLDTLRADSFDEHFDWLPGVQFANAWSTSHWTAPAHASLFTGRYASEAGVTIKSQDFDRETTRLPELLRDRGYRTRAFSCNVNISEQLGWHHGFDEFDGGWRLSGLGEDVFDWDEFIAEHRADGPERYLRALWRCVDDDCDTTQSLKQGALMKLRDMGLKGRHPDDGAAEFLEYVRDGSWARDGEFLFANLMEAHLPYDPPDEYKTHPDEESPHFDSVKATLGEPSADPDRIRTAYDDAVRYLSDIYRDIYAELAAEFDYVVTLADHGEALGEYGAWQHGGGLHPPVTRVPLVVSAPGPNADDRTPNADGAERPTRDALVNLLDVYATVLDLAGIESAHRRGESFRPLCSSDPVDAEPRSSALLEFHGISKRRALALEEDGYDIGPVDRERHGVATADCYYFEGLSGTELIGDCDPATLESTLGRLVDDLERREGLSEADMDGLESQLEELGYL, encoded by the coding sequence ATGAACGGACACGCAACCATGGGAGACGAGCCATCCATCGCCCTCGTCGTGCTCGATACCCTGCGGGCGGATTCCTTCGACGAGCACTTCGACTGGCTGCCTGGCGTGCAGTTCGCGAACGCGTGGAGCACGAGCCACTGGACGGCCCCGGCCCACGCCTCGCTGTTCACCGGCCGGTACGCGAGCGAGGCCGGCGTGACGATCAAATCCCAGGATTTCGACCGGGAGACGACTCGCCTCCCCGAACTCCTCCGGGACCGCGGCTACCGGACGCGAGCGTTCAGCTGCAACGTCAACATCTCGGAGCAGCTGGGCTGGCACCACGGCTTCGACGAGTTCGACGGCGGCTGGCGGCTCAGCGGCCTCGGCGAGGACGTCTTCGACTGGGACGAGTTCATCGCCGAACACCGGGCCGACGGTCCCGAACGATACCTCCGGGCGCTCTGGCGGTGCGTCGACGACGACTGCGATACGACCCAGTCGCTGAAACAGGGCGCCCTGATGAAGCTCCGGGATATGGGCCTCAAGGGACGCCACCCCGACGACGGCGCGGCGGAGTTCCTCGAGTACGTCCGCGACGGGTCGTGGGCCCGAGACGGCGAGTTCCTCTTCGCGAATCTGATGGAGGCGCACCTGCCGTACGACCCGCCCGACGAGTACAAGACCCATCCGGACGAGGAGTCGCCGCACTTCGACAGCGTGAAAGCCACGCTCGGGGAGCCGTCGGCCGATCCGGACCGGATCAGGACCGCGTACGACGACGCCGTGCGGTACCTGTCGGACATCTACCGCGACATCTACGCGGAGCTCGCCGCCGAGTTCGACTACGTCGTGACCCTCGCCGACCACGGCGAAGCGCTCGGGGAGTACGGCGCGTGGCAACACGGCGGCGGTCTCCACCCGCCGGTGACCCGCGTCCCGCTCGTCGTCTCCGCGCCCGGCCCGAACGCCGACGACCGAACCCCCAACGCGGACGGCGCGGAGCGACCGACGCGGGACGCCCTCGTGAACCTGCTGGACGTCTACGCGACGGTACTCGACCTCGCCGGTATCGAGTCGGCTCACCGCCGCGGCGAGTCGTTCCGTCCGCTGTGCTCGAGCGACCCAGTCGACGCCGAGCCGCGATCGAGCGCGCTGCTCGAGTTCCACGGAATCTCGAAGCGACGCGCGCTCGCGCTCGAGGAGGACGGCTACGATATCGGCCCCGTCGACCGCGAACGCCACGGCGTCGCGACGGCCGACTGTTACTACTTCGAGGGGCTGTCCGGGACCGAGCTGATCGGCGACTGCGACCCGGCGACCCTCGAGTCGACGCTCGGTCGACTGGTCGACGACCTCGAGCGCCGCGAGGGGCTCTCCGAGGCCGATATGGACGGTCTGGAATCCCAGCTCGAGGAGCTGGGGTATCTGTGA
- a CDS encoding oligosaccharide flippase family protein, producing the protein MSDATSVSLGGETLKATAAKFSMAAIGFLGTIVFARVLGPTGFGGYYLLFSLVKIADRAVNGWGTAVKKRFSEADTEAGELVGSQALFTVVWMALVCAVTLVASNQLVDYTGLPEAPVLFVVLLFAVTLFEPLDLMVQARGRVGASMWTDALRSLLTFPLQLGLILLGLGAAGMAYGLAAATFLTVPILWYFVRVRPVAPGRETVENLWSYARFSIPNSLLSQAYDRFDIILLGYLLAPAAAGHYEVALKLTVPATFVTMAASSGLMARVSHRHSKGEELGTDVSNTLAFTSIVAIPMFFGAVAMPERLVVTFFGPEYAEAAVLLVGLALYQIAKTQAGVLTSVIDGIDRPDINTRVSAITLGINIVLGVALTLVYGAIGVVIATVVAETLRYVCSAVVIKRQLPSVVLFPRTLGEQFAAGLAMFAVIVPVERAVAVDHWYQLLAIVALGAAVYAVTLAAISRKLRITIRGVVRSSRFES; encoded by the coding sequence ATGAGTGACGCGACCTCCGTCAGCCTCGGCGGCGAGACGCTCAAGGCGACGGCCGCGAAGTTCTCGATGGCCGCGATCGGGTTCCTCGGAACGATCGTCTTCGCGCGCGTGCTCGGTCCGACCGGATTCGGCGGCTACTACCTCCTCTTCTCGCTGGTGAAGATCGCCGACCGGGCGGTCAACGGGTGGGGAACCGCGGTCAAGAAGCGGTTCTCGGAGGCGGACACCGAGGCGGGCGAACTGGTCGGCAGCCAGGCGCTGTTCACGGTGGTCTGGATGGCGCTCGTCTGCGCGGTGACGCTCGTCGCGTCGAACCAGCTGGTCGACTACACGGGGCTCCCCGAGGCGCCGGTGTTGTTCGTCGTCCTGCTGTTCGCCGTCACCCTCTTCGAGCCGCTGGATCTGATGGTGCAGGCGCGGGGCCGCGTCGGGGCGTCGATGTGGACCGACGCGCTCCGATCGCTGCTGACCTTCCCGCTCCAGTTGGGGCTGATCCTGCTCGGGCTCGGCGCCGCCGGCATGGCCTACGGGCTGGCCGCGGCGACGTTCCTGACGGTGCCGATCCTCTGGTACTTCGTCCGCGTGCGGCCGGTCGCGCCGGGTCGCGAGACCGTCGAAAACCTCTGGTCGTACGCCAGATTCAGCATTCCGAACTCGCTGCTCAGTCAGGCCTACGATCGGTTCGACATCATCCTGCTGGGCTACCTGCTGGCGCCCGCCGCCGCCGGCCACTACGAGGTCGCGCTCAAGCTCACGGTGCCGGCGACGTTCGTGACGATGGCCGCCTCGAGCGGCCTGATGGCCCGTGTGAGCCACAGACACAGCAAGGGCGAGGAGCTGGGGACGGACGTCTCGAACACGCTGGCGTTTACGAGCATCGTCGCGATCCCGATGTTCTTCGGCGCCGTCGCGATGCCGGAACGGCTCGTCGTGACCTTCTTCGGCCCCGAGTACGCCGAGGCCGCCGTGCTCCTCGTCGGACTCGCGCTCTACCAGATCGCGAAGACCCAGGCCGGCGTGCTCACGAGCGTGATCGACGGGATCGATCGGCCCGACATCAACACGCGGGTCTCGGCGATCACGCTCGGGATCAACATCGTCCTCGGCGTCGCGTTGACGCTCGTCTACGGCGCGATCGGCGTCGTGATCGCGACGGTCGTCGCCGAGACGCTCCGGTACGTCTGTTCGGCGGTCGTCATCAAACGGCAGCTCCCGTCGGTCGTCCTCTTCCCGCGGACGCTCGGCGAGCAGTTCGCGGCCGGCCTCGCGATGTTCGCCGTGATCGTTCCGGTCGAACGCGCCGTCGCCGTCGATCACTGGTACCAGCTCCTCGCGATCGTCGCGCTGGGCGCGGCCGTCTACGCCGTCACGCTGGCGGCGATCAGCCGAAAGCTCCGCATCACGATCAGGGGCGTCGTCCGCAGTTCGCGCTTCGAGAGCTAG
- a CDS encoding glutamate-cysteine ligase family protein yields MSVDHAEPRRRSIEVEYWVIDDEGRLTEPGDLVAASPGAEREFVEPVLEIKTTPCETAAELRAELFDRIGAVLERADELGKGLVPLATPVGDERIRELPSDRTRIQNTVVGEDFEYVRHCAGTHVHVEQQPGREIDQLNTLVALDPALALVNSSPYYRGRPMAAGARSKCYRWLAYDDVPHQGWLWRYVSDRTEWTRRLERRHEEFVTVATDAGVSRRTLESNFDPESAVWTPVQFRSSFSTVEWRSPDTALPSQVVSLANRLADLVGDLENTDVRVDGQEGRVTDETITLPEFDAVLEYTDAAIRSGLESDAVRSYLERMGFDVDAYAPLSHEIGGRRRVGPDAARALRLEYAERLERDVRRAKPLHSD; encoded by the coding sequence GTGTCCGTAGACCACGCTGAACCGCGACGCCGGAGCATCGAGGTCGAGTACTGGGTGATCGACGACGAGGGACGGCTGACCGAGCCAGGCGACCTCGTCGCGGCGTCGCCGGGAGCCGAACGGGAGTTCGTCGAACCGGTGCTCGAGATCAAGACCACGCCTTGCGAGACGGCGGCCGAACTGCGCGCGGAGCTGTTCGACCGGATCGGCGCCGTCCTCGAGCGGGCCGACGAGCTCGGCAAGGGACTCGTGCCGCTGGCGACGCCGGTGGGAGACGAGCGGATCCGCGAACTGCCGAGCGATCGGACGCGGATCCAGAACACGGTCGTCGGCGAGGACTTCGAGTACGTGCGCCACTGCGCGGGGACCCACGTCCACGTCGAACAGCAGCCGGGGCGCGAAATCGATCAGTTAAACACCCTCGTCGCGCTCGACCCCGCGCTGGCGCTTGTCAACTCGTCGCCGTACTACCGCGGGCGTCCGATGGCGGCCGGCGCCCGGTCGAAGTGCTACCGCTGGCTGGCGTACGACGACGTCCCCCACCAGGGGTGGCTCTGGCGCTACGTCTCGGATCGCACGGAGTGGACGCGACGGCTCGAGCGACGGCACGAGGAGTTCGTGACCGTAGCGACCGACGCGGGGGTCTCGCGGCGGACCCTCGAGTCGAACTTCGACCCCGAGAGCGCGGTCTGGACGCCCGTCCAGTTTCGCTCGTCGTTTTCCACCGTCGAGTGGCGCTCGCCGGACACCGCGTTGCCGAGCCAGGTCGTCAGCCTGGCGAACCGTCTGGCCGACCTCGTCGGGGACCTCGAGAACACCGACGTGCGCGTCGACGGGCAGGAGGGCCGCGTCACGGACGAGACGATCACGCTCCCGGAGTTCGACGCCGTCCTCGAGTACACCGACGCCGCGATTCGGTCGGGACTCGAGTCCGACGCCGTTCGATCGTACCTCGAGCGGATGGGGTTCGACGTCGACGCCTACGCGCCGCTCTCCCACGAGATCGGCGGTCGGAGACGGGTCGGACCCGACGCGGCGCGAGCACTTCGGCTCGAGTACGCCGAGCGACTCGAGCGGGACGTGCGGCGGGCGAAGCCGCTGCACAGCGACTGA
- the twy1 gene encoding 4-demethylwyosine synthase TYW1 codes for MSDSADTGVEGGTDTDADREEGADGGAMQVSSPDYHSENHTAAQTCGWTANAVRGEGKCYKYIYYGIESHRCIQMTPVVRCNERCVFCWRDHQGHTYEMDDVEWDDPEAVVDASIRLQKKLLSGFGGNDEVPREVFEQAMEPRHVAISLDGEPTLYPYLPELIEAFRDRDITTFLVSNGTRPEVLRECDPTQLYVSVDAPERHTFDQVVGATEEDAWERLLETMDVLAEKDETRTVLRTTLVEGENMHHPDWYAGFYQQADPDFVELKAYMHVGHSQGRLDRSAMPDHEEVMAFADEVKAYMPEFTESRGVPESRVALLAKQKDTWVPKLKKGSEFWERDPVVGD; via the coding sequence ATGAGCGACTCCGCCGACACCGGCGTCGAGGGCGGGACCGACACCGACGCCGACCGCGAGGAGGGCGCAGACGGCGGCGCGATGCAGGTCTCGAGTCCGGACTACCACAGCGAGAACCACACCGCCGCCCAGACCTGCGGCTGGACGGCAAACGCCGTCCGGGGCGAGGGGAAGTGTTACAAGTACATCTACTACGGGATCGAGTCCCACCGGTGCATCCAGATGACGCCGGTCGTCCGGTGTAACGAGCGCTGCGTCTTCTGCTGGCGCGACCACCAGGGCCACACCTACGAGATGGACGACGTCGAGTGGGACGACCCCGAGGCGGTCGTCGACGCCTCGATCCGGCTCCAGAAGAAGCTGCTCTCGGGCTTCGGCGGCAACGACGAGGTGCCACGGGAGGTCTTCGAGCAGGCGATGGAACCCCGACACGTCGCCATCTCGCTGGACGGCGAGCCGACGCTCTACCCCTATCTGCCCGAACTCATCGAGGCCTTCCGCGACCGCGATATCACCACCTTCCTCGTCTCCAACGGCACCCGGCCCGAGGTGCTCCGGGAGTGCGATCCGACGCAACTGTACGTCAGCGTCGACGCCCCCGAGCGCCACACCTTCGATCAGGTCGTCGGCGCGACGGAAGAGGACGCCTGGGAACGGCTGCTCGAGACGATGGACGTTCTCGCCGAAAAGGACGAGACCCGCACGGTGCTCCGGACGACGCTCGTCGAGGGCGAGAACATGCACCACCCCGACTGGTACGCCGGCTTCTACCAGCAGGCCGATCCCGACTTCGTCGAACTGAAGGCGTACATGCACGTCGGCCACTCGCAGGGTCGCCTCGATCGCTCGGCGATGCCCGACCACGAGGAGGTCATGGCGTTCGCCGACGAGGTCAAGGCGTACATGCCCGAGTTCACCGAGTCTCGAGGGGTGCCGGAGTCCCGCGTCGCGCTCCTCGCGAAGCAGAAGGACACCTGGGTTCCCAAACTCAAGAAGGGAAGCGAGTTCTGGGAGCGCGATCCGGTCGTCGGCGACTGA
- a CDS encoding HAD-IIB family hydrolase — translation MTADPPLVLDIDGTLTRPEGWGIDPRVFDPLREWDAPVVIATGKAFPYPVALCHFVGIPELVVAENGGVVYTGDDVFFTADRAAAQAVLEDYRAAGYETGWGPENTVNRWRETEIAVNLDQPVEPLREIAADYGLEVIDTGYAYHVKDTDPNKGDGLETIAEHADIDLERTVAVGDSINDVSTFEAVGRSFAVANADELARDAADEVLEDVHADGTLAVLERVRGSVD, via the coding sequence ATGACAGCCGATCCGCCGCTCGTCCTCGACATCGACGGCACGCTCACCCGCCCGGAGGGGTGGGGCATCGATCCGCGCGTCTTCGATCCCCTCCGCGAGTGGGACGCGCCCGTCGTGATCGCCACCGGGAAAGCCTTCCCCTACCCCGTCGCGCTCTGTCACTTCGTGGGCATCCCCGAACTCGTCGTCGCCGAGAACGGCGGCGTCGTCTACACCGGCGACGACGTCTTCTTCACCGCCGACCGCGCGGCCGCCCAGGCCGTCCTCGAGGACTATCGCGCCGCCGGCTACGAGACGGGCTGGGGTCCGGAGAACACCGTCAACCGGTGGCGCGAGACCGAGATCGCCGTGAACCTCGACCAGCCCGTCGAACCCCTGCGCGAGATCGCCGCGGACTACGGCCTCGAGGTGATCGACACCGGCTACGCCTACCACGTCAAGGACACCGATCCGAACAAGGGCGACGGCCTCGAGACGATCGCCGAGCACGCCGATATCGACCTCGAGCGAACCGTCGCGGTGGGCGACTCGATCAACGACGTCTCGACGTTCGAGGCCGTCGGCCGGAGCTTCGCCGTCGCCAACGCCGACGAGCTGGCGCGGGACGCGGCCGACGAGGTACTCGAGGACGTTCACGCCGACGGCACGCTGGCCGTCCTCGAGCGAGTTCGCGGGTCGGTCGACTGA
- the dpsA gene encoding DNA starvation/stationary phase protection protein DpsA, with amino-acid sequence MTSTPHLRRPDQSHLRQEWGTVADNALRLERDAAERLVTALNSEVSGLYILFNQVRKHYWLAEGAEWGPVSGFLEDAADRLTEITDDIAIRITALGGVPACGPMGIRQHAPIYVEDAHHYDIRSSLERDLDGYATLAVQWREHIELADRLGDTATSELLRRHLETLEADAHVLDRYLADDTLVLHDATR; translated from the coding sequence ATGACGAGTACACCACACCTCCGACGACCCGATCAGTCTCACCTCCGCCAGGAGTGGGGGACGGTAGCCGACAACGCGCTCCGTCTCGAACGGGACGCGGCCGAACGACTGGTCACGGCCTTGAACAGCGAGGTATCGGGTCTGTATATCCTCTTCAATCAGGTGCGCAAGCATTACTGGCTCGCCGAGGGGGCCGAGTGGGGACCGGTCAGTGGGTTCCTCGAGGATGCCGCCGACCGGCTCACGGAGATAACCGACGACATCGCCATTCGGATCACCGCGCTCGGCGGTGTCCCGGCCTGCGGGCCGATGGGGATCCGCCAACACGCGCCGATATACGTCGAAGACGCTCATCACTACGATATCCGCTCGTCGCTCGAGCGCGACCTCGACGGGTACGCGACGCTCGCGGTGCAGTGGCGCGAACACATCGAACTGGCGGACCGACTCGGGGATACGGCGACGAGCGAACTCCTGCGTCGCCATCTCGAGACACTCGAAGCGGACGCTCACGTCCTCGATCGGTACCTCGCTGACGATACGCTCGTTCTTCACGACGCGACGAGGTGA
- the dpsA gene encoding DNA starvation/stationary phase protection protein DpsA — protein sequence MAQKQGRLVREPDTGERRQEWGTIAENALRIHPADAEVIVDALSIDHAGSFNLFYLLRKHYWTAAGAEHEAVATFLEDAYKRVREMNDDLAIRIVELGGIPPNTPPTLQDRAEVHLEAEDLYDLRASLDGDLEGYATLIVSMREHIALAEERSDPGTAELLRNYLEDLEADAHVIEQLLEADTLVQAEVLKER from the coding sequence ATGGCACAAAAACAAGGCCGGCTCGTTCGGGAACCCGATACGGGCGAGCGCCGTCAAGAGTGGGGCACTATCGCGGAGAACGCGCTCCGGATCCACCCCGCCGATGCCGAGGTGATCGTCGACGCCTTGAGCATCGACCACGCGGGATCGTTCAACCTGTTCTACCTGCTTCGCAAGCATTACTGGACCGCTGCAGGTGCCGAACACGAGGCGGTCGCTACCTTCCTCGAGGACGCCTACAAGCGCGTTCGCGAGATGAACGACGACCTCGCAATTCGGATCGTCGAACTCGGAGGGATTCCGCCAAACACGCCGCCGACGCTTCAGGACCGGGCCGAAGTCCACCTCGAGGCCGAGGATCTCTACGACCTTCGTGCCTCCCTGGACGGCGATCTCGAGGGGTACGCGACCCTGATCGTCAGTATGCGCGAGCACATCGCGCTCGCGGAAGAACGGAGCGATCCGGGCACGGCCGAACTGCTCCGCAACTATCTCGAAGACCTCGAAGCGGACGCTCACGTCATCGAGCAATTACTCGAAGCTGATACGCTCGTTCAAGCGGAGGTGCTGAAGGAACGATGA
- the dpsA gene encoding DNA starvation/stationary phase protection protein DpsA encodes MSSQETTVRQQAGTVDENALRLDQDKAEQIVEALNSELANAYVLYHQLKKHHWVVEGAEFLPLHEFLEEAYEHVEEGADEIAERAQALGGVPVSGPSNLEDRATVEFEGEDVYDVRTMFENDLEMYGDIIESMRGSIELAENLGDPATGEILREILVHLEEDGHHFEHYLEDDTLVLESATH; translated from the coding sequence ATGAGTTCCCAAGAGACAACCGTCCGTCAACAGGCAGGCACCGTCGATGAAAACGCTCTCCGGCTCGATCAAGACAAGGCCGAGCAGATCGTGGAGGCACTAAACTCCGAACTGGCGAACGCGTACGTCCTCTACCACCAGCTCAAGAAGCACCACTGGGTCGTCGAGGGCGCCGAGTTCCTCCCGCTTCACGAGTTCCTCGAAGAGGCCTACGAGCACGTCGAAGAGGGCGCCGACGAGATCGCCGAGCGCGCCCAGGCGCTGGGCGGCGTCCCCGTCTCGGGCCCGTCAAACCTCGAGGACCGCGCGACCGTCGAGTTCGAGGGCGAGGACGTCTACGACGTCCGCACCATGTTCGAGAACGACCTCGAGATGTACGGCGACATCATCGAGTCGATGCGCGGCAGCATCGAACTCGCCGAGAACCTCGGCGACCCCGCCACGGGCGAGATCCTCCGCGAGATCCTCGTCCACCTCGAGGAAGACGGCCACCACTTCGAACACTACCTCGAAGACGACACGCTGGTCCTCGAGAGTGCCACTCACTGA
- a CDS encoding DUF2182 domain-containing protein, with translation MGGHDSFRDRLTRRRVPVVALVTYVLALLAWAAVVGRWLPMPGGQSELRLSDPGAPEAMAVSNGLTGICLYLLMWGTMMIAMMYPSSVPLFRLYAETLEGTTTAGKVARVGAFVGTYALVWTLTGIVPLVVNALVPIVTLANAHGGLLVGGSLLLLSGYQLSPYKYRCLRYCRSPLGFLMSHHRSGVRGAVRMSWQFSRFCVGCCWALFAFVVIVGSMNLVWMALVAVVLSLERTVTWGEQLARAVGVLAGIAGSTVIVLALV, from the coding sequence ATGGGGGGACACGACTCGTTTCGAGACCGGCTCACCCGCCGACGCGTTCCGGTCGTCGCGCTCGTCACGTACGTACTCGCGTTGCTCGCGTGGGCGGCGGTCGTCGGTCGGTGGCTCCCGATGCCTGGCGGACAGTCGGAGCTGCGGCTGTCCGACCCGGGAGCACCGGAGGCGATGGCGGTCTCGAACGGGTTGACCGGTATCTGCCTCTATCTGCTCATGTGGGGGACGATGATGATCGCCATGATGTATCCCTCGTCGGTCCCGCTCTTTCGGCTGTACGCCGAGACGCTCGAGGGGACGACGACCGCGGGGAAGGTAGCGCGAGTCGGGGCGTTCGTCGGAACGTACGCGCTCGTGTGGACGCTGACGGGAATCGTCCCGCTCGTCGTCAACGCGCTGGTGCCGATCGTCACCCTCGCGAACGCTCACGGCGGGCTCCTGGTGGGCGGGTCGTTGCTCCTCTTGTCGGGGTACCAGCTCTCACCGTACAAGTACCGGTGTCTGCGGTATTGCCGGTCGCCGCTCGGATTCCTCATGAGTCATCACCGATCGGGGGTGCGCGGTGCCGTTCGGATGAGCTGGCAGTTCAGCCGCTTCTGCGTCGGATGTTGTTGGGCGCTGTTCGCGTTCGTGGTGATCGTGGGCTCGATGAATCTCGTCTGGATGGCACTCGTCGCGGTCGTGCTCTCGCTCGAGCGGACGGTCACGTGGGGAGAGCAACTGGCACGTGCGGTCGGAGTTCTCGCCGGCATCGCCGGGAGTACCGTCATCGTGCTCGCACTGGTCTAG
- a CDS encoding DUF1326 domain-containing protein — MAKEWLIEGDYVEACNCDVACQCVWLEPPDDDVCTVSLAWHIEEGSYGDVDLSGVDVGMLISTDEGVMFAPETEWDVVLLVDETADDDQREAIEDIYSGRAGGIWAPVADTHVRSADVATVPIDFSRDGSDFSVEIGDAVEMDASGAVGFNEEVGTVSPHPLTESLEVQTGKSTTATVSYDDRFTWDVSGNNAYLGDFELANS, encoded by the coding sequence ATGGCAAAGGAGTGGCTCATCGAGGGAGACTACGTCGAAGCCTGCAACTGCGACGTCGCCTGTCAGTGCGTGTGGCTGGAACCGCCGGACGACGACGTCTGTACCGTCTCGCTGGCGTGGCACATCGAGGAGGGAAGCTACGGCGACGTCGACTTGAGCGGGGTGGACGTCGGCATGCTCATTTCGACCGATGAGGGCGTCATGTTCGCCCCCGAGACGGAGTGGGACGTCGTGTTGCTCGTCGACGAAACGGCCGACGACGACCAGCGCGAGGCCATCGAGGACATCTATTCCGGACGCGCCGGTGGTATCTGGGCACCCGTCGCCGATACGCACGTCCGGTCCGCCGACGTCGCGACCGTTCCGATCGACTTCTCGCGGGACGGATCGGATTTCTCCGTCGAGATCGGGGACGCCGTCGAGATGGACGCGAGCGGCGCGGTCGGGTTCAACGAGGAGGTCGGGACGGTCTCTCCCCACCCACTGACCGAGAGTCTCGAGGTGCAGACCGGCAAGTCGACCACGGCCACCGTTTCCTACGACGACCGGTTCACGTGGGACGTTTCGGGGAACAACGCCTACCTCGGGGACTTCGAACTGGCGAACTCCTGA
- the glpK gene encoding glycerol kinase GlpK, translating into MTESTYVGAVDQGTTGTRFIVFDHGGQVVANAYETHEQIYPEPGWVEHDPMEIWENTKSVITQALGQAGISPDQLEAIGVTNQRETTLLWDADSGRPVHNAIVWQDRRTTDRVEQLEAEGQVETIREKTGLEADAYFSATKAEWLLDNADPIKLERSRPEDIRDRAEKGDVLFGTIDSWLIYNLTGEHITEVTNASRTMLYNIHDLEWDDDLLAEFDVPKEMLPEVRPSSDDDTYGTTDPEGFLEAEIPVAGALGDQQAALFGQTCFDAGDAKNTYGTGSFFLMNTGSEAVTSDHGLLTTIGFQRSGEDVQYALEGSIFITGAAIEWLEDLSLIDNPAQTAELARSVDSTDGVYVVPAFTGLGAPHWDQRARGTIVGMTRGTRKEHVVRATLESIAYQTRDVAEAMEADSGIEMTSLKVDGGAVKNNYLCQLQSDIIGSEIVRPVVDETTALGSAYAAGLAVGYWDDVDSLRDNWQIDREFEPEMDADRADNRYARWTEAVDRARDWARDDEE; encoded by the coding sequence GTGACAGAATCCACGTACGTCGGTGCGGTAGACCAGGGAACGACCGGGACGCGCTTTATCGTGTTCGATCACGGCGGCCAGGTCGTCGCGAACGCCTACGAAACGCACGAACAAATCTATCCCGAACCCGGCTGGGTCGAGCACGACCCGATGGAGATCTGGGAGAACACCAAATCCGTTATCACGCAGGCGCTCGGTCAGGCGGGGATCAGTCCCGATCAGCTCGAGGCCATCGGCGTGACCAACCAGCGCGAGACGACGCTGCTGTGGGACGCCGACTCCGGCCGGCCGGTTCACAACGCCATCGTCTGGCAGGACCGGCGCACGACCGACCGCGTCGAGCAGCTCGAAGCGGAGGGGCAGGTCGAGACGATCCGCGAGAAGACCGGCCTCGAGGCCGACGCCTACTTCTCCGCGACGAAGGCCGAGTGGTTGCTGGACAACGCCGATCCGATCAAGCTCGAGCGCTCCCGGCCCGAGGACATCCGCGACCGCGCGGAGAAAGGCGACGTGCTGTTCGGCACGATCGATAGCTGGCTGATCTACAACCTGACCGGCGAGCACATCACCGAGGTCACGAACGCCTCGCGGACGATGCTGTACAACATCCACGACCTCGAGTGGGACGACGACCTCCTCGCGGAGTTCGACGTCCCGAAGGAGATGCTCCCCGAGGTCCGGCCGTCCAGCGACGACGACACCTACGGGACGACCGATCCGGAGGGTTTCCTCGAGGCCGAAATTCCGGTTGCAGGGGCGCTGGGCGACCAGCAGGCCGCGCTGTTCGGCCAGACCTGTTTCGACGCCGGCGACGCGAAGAACACCTACGGTACCGGCTCCTTTTTCCTGATGAACACCGGCAGCGAGGCCGTCACGAGCGACCACGGCCTGCTGACGACGATCGGCTTCCAGCGCTCGGGCGAGGACGTCCAGTACGCGCTGGAGGGCTCGATCTTCATCACCGGCGCGGCGATCGAGTGGCTCGAGGACCTCTCGCTGATCGACAACCCGGCCCAGACGGCCGAACTCGCCCGCAGCGTCGACTCGACGGACGGCGTCTACGTCGTTCCCGCCTTCACCGGATTGGGCGCGCCCCACTGGGACCAGCGCGCTCGCGGCACCATCGTCGGGATGACCCGTGGCACCCGGAAGGAACACGTCGTCCGGGCGACCCTGGAGTCGATCGCCTACCAGACCCGCGACGTCGCGGAGGCGATGGAGGCCGACTCGGGCATCGAGATGACCTCGCTGAAGGTCGACGGCGGCGCGGTCAAGAACAACTACCTCTGTCAGCTCCAGTCCGACATCATCGGCTCGGAGATCGTCCGCCCGGTCGTCGACGAGACGACGGCGCTCGGCTCCGCCTACGCCGCCGGACTGGCCGTGGGCTACTGGGACGACGTCGACAGCCTGCGGGACAACTGGCAGATCGACCGCGAGTTCGAGCCCGAGATGGACGCCGATCGAGCCGACAACCGCTACGCGCGCTGGACGGAAGCGGTCGACCGGGCGCGCGACTGGGCGCGGGACGACGAGGAGTGA